A stretch of Salvelinus alpinus chromosome 4, SLU_Salpinus.1, whole genome shotgun sequence DNA encodes these proteins:
- the LOC139573821 gene encoding myelin-associated glycoprotein-like isoform X3 has product MWCLELLLPVLLIIKDVSGQWNVWIPRDISAMTNSCVVIPCTFMYPSGIRPYRGTHGIWYFGQPYPQLFPPVVIKTRTEIVHESYKGRTKLIGDLQQRNCTLLISNIGTEHSGRYYFRADLGGANIYTYPDFSELKVLDQPNIDIPEEIVADENLELTCYAPDNCPENSPEIQWMYTDYLPEPEYTSDYVEESNTAVLSSTLIFTPRPIHNGQLLGCRVYYPNTTLVYERLISLDVKYAPRSVWVNVSAEVMEGSSVTLHCEVDSNPPPRISWLFGDQELRWDTASNTSLSLEDLTPSEEGIYTCVGENVYGVMNASMYLAVLYPPSEPVVNGSLTILEGSSISLQCSTKGNPAPTLTWVKDGELVGTITAEEVSVLELLELTPQGDGQYRCLAENEHGRASSSLNITVEYAPVLLEESKCTVVREGVQCVCMATGNPEPIIEFYLPDKNITINDTDGRYNYYTHTDGHTSTGMIKLREKGERLGNGAVNVHCSISNIYGSESFHLELQQEKKYMMAVIVGTIGGVAVIAFIIAAVRYVGHNNKKEKTGIINLWALWQTWRGKS; this is encoded by the exons ATGTGGTGTTTGGAGCTGCTTCTGCCAGTGTTGCTAATCATCAAAG aTGTCAGTGGCCAGTGGAACGTATGGATACCCAGGGACATCTCGGCCATGACCAACTCCTGCGTGGTCATCCCCTGCACATTCATGTACCCGTCTGGTATCAGGCCGTACCGCGGCACCCACGGCATCTGGTACTTTGGTCAGCCCTACCCCCAGCTCTTCCCACCTGTGGTGATCAAGACGCGCACAGAAATCGTACATGAAAGTTACAAAGGGCGTACCAAGCTCATTGGGGACCTGCAACAGAGAAACTGCACCCTGCTTATCAGTAATATAGGTACAGAGCACTCAGGGAGGTACTACTTCCGTGCCGACCTGGGCGGTGCAAACATCTACACCTACCCAGACTTCTCTGAGCTCAAGGTGCTGG ACCAGCCCAACATTGACATCCCTGAGGAGATAGTCGCTGACGAGAATCTGGAGTTGACGTGCTATGCTCCAGACAACTGTCCAGAGAATAGCCCAGAGATCCAATGGATGTACACAGATTACCTGCCTGAACCCGAGTATACCTCAGACTACGTGGAAGAGAGCAACACAGCCGTGCTGTCCAGCACGCTCATCTTCACCCCCAGGCCCATACACAACGGTCAGCTGCTGGGCTGCAGGGTCTACTATCCCAACACCACCCTGGTCTACGAGAGACTCATCTCTCTGGATGTCAAGT ATGCCCCTCGCTCGGTGTGGGTGAACGTGTCTGCGGAGGTGATGGAGGGCAGCTCGGTAACGCTGCACTGCGAGGTGGACAGTAACCCTCCTCCCAGGATCTCCTGGCTGTTTGGGGACCAGGAGCTGCGGTGGGACACGGCTTCCAACACCTCGCTCTCCCTGGAGGACTTAACCCCCTCTGAGGAGGGCATCTACACCTGTGTGGGGGAAAATGTCTATGGCGTCATGAACGCATCCATGTACCTGGCCGTCTTGT ACCCTCCCAGTGAGCCAGTGGTAAACGGCTCCCTGACCATTTTGGAAGGTTCCTCCATCTCCCTGCAATGTAGCACCAAAGGCAATCCCGCACCCACCCTCACCTGGGTGAAGGACGGGGAGCTGGTGGGCACCATCACGGCCGAGGAGGTGTCTGTGCTGGAGCTTCTGGAGCTCACCCCTCAGGGAGACGGACAGTACCGCTGCCTGGCAGAGAACGAACACGGACGAGCCAGCAGCTCCCTCAACATCACTGTGGAAT ATGCCCCTGTCCTTCTGGAAGAGTCCAAGTGCACGGTGGTGAGGGAGGGAGTCCAGTGTGTTTGCATGGCTACGGGTAACCCTGAGCCCATCATCGAGTTCTACCTCCCCGACAAGAACATCACCATCAACGACACGGACGGCCGCTACAACTACTACACGCACACGGACGGCCACACGTCCACGGGCATGATAAAACTACGGGAGAAGGGTGAGCGCTTGGGCAACGGTGCTGTCAATGTGCACTGCAGCATTAGCAACATATACGGGTCGGAGAGCTTTCATCTGGAGTTACAGCAGGAGA
- the LOC139573821 gene encoding myelin-associated glycoprotein-like isoform X5, with product MWCLELLLPVLLIIKDVSGQWNVWIPRDISAMTNSCVVIPCTFMYPSGIRPYRGTHGIWYFGQPYPQLFPPVVIKTRTEIVHESYKGRTKLIGDLQQRNCTLLISNIGTEHSGRYYFRADLGGANIYTYPDFSELKVLDQPNIDIPEEIVADENLELTCYAPDNCPENSPEIQWMYTDYLPEPEYTSDYVEESNTAVLSSTLIFTPRPIHNGQLLGCRVYYPNTTLVYERLISLDVKYAPRSVWVNVSAEVMEGSSVTLHCEVDSNPPPRISWLFGDQELRWDTASNTSLSLEDLTPSEEGIYTCVGENVYGVMNASMYLAVLYPPSEPVVNGSLTILEGSSISLQCSTKGNPAPTLTWVKDGELVGTITAEEVSVLELLELTPQGDGQYRCLAENEHGRASSSLNITVEYAPVLLEESKCTVVREGVQCVCMATGNPEPIIEFYLPDKNITINDTDGRYNYYTHTDGHTSTGMIKLREKGERLGNGAVNVHCSISNIYGSESFHLELQQEKKYMMAVIVGTIGGVAVIAFIIAAVRYVGHNNKK from the exons ATGTGGTGTTTGGAGCTGCTTCTGCCAGTGTTGCTAATCATCAAAG aTGTCAGTGGCCAGTGGAACGTATGGATACCCAGGGACATCTCGGCCATGACCAACTCCTGCGTGGTCATCCCCTGCACATTCATGTACCCGTCTGGTATCAGGCCGTACCGCGGCACCCACGGCATCTGGTACTTTGGTCAGCCCTACCCCCAGCTCTTCCCACCTGTGGTGATCAAGACGCGCACAGAAATCGTACATGAAAGTTACAAAGGGCGTACCAAGCTCATTGGGGACCTGCAACAGAGAAACTGCACCCTGCTTATCAGTAATATAGGTACAGAGCACTCAGGGAGGTACTACTTCCGTGCCGACCTGGGCGGTGCAAACATCTACACCTACCCAGACTTCTCTGAGCTCAAGGTGCTGG ACCAGCCCAACATTGACATCCCTGAGGAGATAGTCGCTGACGAGAATCTGGAGTTGACGTGCTATGCTCCAGACAACTGTCCAGAGAATAGCCCAGAGATCCAATGGATGTACACAGATTACCTGCCTGAACCCGAGTATACCTCAGACTACGTGGAAGAGAGCAACACAGCCGTGCTGTCCAGCACGCTCATCTTCACCCCCAGGCCCATACACAACGGTCAGCTGCTGGGCTGCAGGGTCTACTATCCCAACACCACCCTGGTCTACGAGAGACTCATCTCTCTGGATGTCAAGT ATGCCCCTCGCTCGGTGTGGGTGAACGTGTCTGCGGAGGTGATGGAGGGCAGCTCGGTAACGCTGCACTGCGAGGTGGACAGTAACCCTCCTCCCAGGATCTCCTGGCTGTTTGGGGACCAGGAGCTGCGGTGGGACACGGCTTCCAACACCTCGCTCTCCCTGGAGGACTTAACCCCCTCTGAGGAGGGCATCTACACCTGTGTGGGGGAAAATGTCTATGGCGTCATGAACGCATCCATGTACCTGGCCGTCTTGT ACCCTCCCAGTGAGCCAGTGGTAAACGGCTCCCTGACCATTTTGGAAGGTTCCTCCATCTCCCTGCAATGTAGCACCAAAGGCAATCCCGCACCCACCCTCACCTGGGTGAAGGACGGGGAGCTGGTGGGCACCATCACGGCCGAGGAGGTGTCTGTGCTGGAGCTTCTGGAGCTCACCCCTCAGGGAGACGGACAGTACCGCTGCCTGGCAGAGAACGAACACGGACGAGCCAGCAGCTCCCTCAACATCACTGTGGAAT ATGCCCCTGTCCTTCTGGAAGAGTCCAAGTGCACGGTGGTGAGGGAGGGAGTCCAGTGTGTTTGCATGGCTACGGGTAACCCTGAGCCCATCATCGAGTTCTACCTCCCCGACAAGAACATCACCATCAACGACACGGACGGCCGCTACAACTACTACACGCACACGGACGGCCACACGTCCACGGGCATGATAAAACTACGGGAGAAGGGTGAGCGCTTGGGCAACGGTGCTGTCAATGTGCACTGCAGCATTAGCAACATATACGGGTCGGAGAGCTTTCATCTGGAGTTACAGCAGGAGA
- the LOC139573821 gene encoding myelin-associated glycoprotein-like isoform X4, translating into MWCLELLLPVLLIIKDVSGQWNVWIPRDISAMTNSCVVIPCTFMYPSGIRPYRGTHGIWYFGQPYPQLFPPVVIKTRTEIVHESYKGRTKLIGDLQQRNCTLLISNIGTEHSGRYYFRADLGGANIYTYPDFSELKVLDQPNIDIPEEIVADENLELTCYAPDNCPENSPEIQWMYTDYLPEPEYTSDYVEESNTAVLSSTLIFTPRPIHNGQLLGCRVYYPNTTLVYERLISLDVKYAPRSVWVNVSAEVMEGSSVTLHCEVDSNPPPRISWLFGDQELRWDTASNTSLSLEDLTPSEEGIYTCVGENVYGVMNASMYLAVLYPPSEPVVNGSLTILEGSSISLQCSTKGNPAPTLTWVKDGELVGTITAEEVSVLELLELTPQGDGQYRCLAENEHGRASSSLNITVEYAPVLLEESKCTVVREGVQCVCMATGNPEPIIEFYLPDKNITINDTDGRYNYYTHTDGHTSTGMIKLREKGERLGNGAVNVHCSISNIYGSESFHLELQQEKKYMMAVIVGTIGGVAVIAFIIAAVRYVGHNNKNLRQSFWAQSLTPF; encoded by the exons ATGTGGTGTTTGGAGCTGCTTCTGCCAGTGTTGCTAATCATCAAAG aTGTCAGTGGCCAGTGGAACGTATGGATACCCAGGGACATCTCGGCCATGACCAACTCCTGCGTGGTCATCCCCTGCACATTCATGTACCCGTCTGGTATCAGGCCGTACCGCGGCACCCACGGCATCTGGTACTTTGGTCAGCCCTACCCCCAGCTCTTCCCACCTGTGGTGATCAAGACGCGCACAGAAATCGTACATGAAAGTTACAAAGGGCGTACCAAGCTCATTGGGGACCTGCAACAGAGAAACTGCACCCTGCTTATCAGTAATATAGGTACAGAGCACTCAGGGAGGTACTACTTCCGTGCCGACCTGGGCGGTGCAAACATCTACACCTACCCAGACTTCTCTGAGCTCAAGGTGCTGG ACCAGCCCAACATTGACATCCCTGAGGAGATAGTCGCTGACGAGAATCTGGAGTTGACGTGCTATGCTCCAGACAACTGTCCAGAGAATAGCCCAGAGATCCAATGGATGTACACAGATTACCTGCCTGAACCCGAGTATACCTCAGACTACGTGGAAGAGAGCAACACAGCCGTGCTGTCCAGCACGCTCATCTTCACCCCCAGGCCCATACACAACGGTCAGCTGCTGGGCTGCAGGGTCTACTATCCCAACACCACCCTGGTCTACGAGAGACTCATCTCTCTGGATGTCAAGT ATGCCCCTCGCTCGGTGTGGGTGAACGTGTCTGCGGAGGTGATGGAGGGCAGCTCGGTAACGCTGCACTGCGAGGTGGACAGTAACCCTCCTCCCAGGATCTCCTGGCTGTTTGGGGACCAGGAGCTGCGGTGGGACACGGCTTCCAACACCTCGCTCTCCCTGGAGGACTTAACCCCCTCTGAGGAGGGCATCTACACCTGTGTGGGGGAAAATGTCTATGGCGTCATGAACGCATCCATGTACCTGGCCGTCTTGT ACCCTCCCAGTGAGCCAGTGGTAAACGGCTCCCTGACCATTTTGGAAGGTTCCTCCATCTCCCTGCAATGTAGCACCAAAGGCAATCCCGCACCCACCCTCACCTGGGTGAAGGACGGGGAGCTGGTGGGCACCATCACGGCCGAGGAGGTGTCTGTGCTGGAGCTTCTGGAGCTCACCCCTCAGGGAGACGGACAGTACCGCTGCCTGGCAGAGAACGAACACGGACGAGCCAGCAGCTCCCTCAACATCACTGTGGAAT ATGCCCCTGTCCTTCTGGAAGAGTCCAAGTGCACGGTGGTGAGGGAGGGAGTCCAGTGTGTTTGCATGGCTACGGGTAACCCTGAGCCCATCATCGAGTTCTACCTCCCCGACAAGAACATCACCATCAACGACACGGACGGCCGCTACAACTACTACACGCACACGGACGGCCACACGTCCACGGGCATGATAAAACTACGGGAGAAGGGTGAGCGCTTGGGCAACGGTGCTGTCAATGTGCACTGCAGCATTAGCAACATATACGGGTCGGAGAGCTTTCATCTGGAGTTACAGCAGGAGA